From Aricia agestis chromosome 1, ilAriAges1.1, whole genome shotgun sequence:
aaattttttttcttcatctctGGGAGGCTGCCACCGCCACCCACGGAGTCGCAGCTCAGCTGACGATCGCGAGTATTCATAGTATAAGTCCCTTATTCATTTTACGAAGTTTTGGTTAGGAGGGACTTGGTCATGAAAATCTGTCACTGGTTCCTTAAGTAGCTccattaagactgggttgcaccagaggcgtgggtaaagttgaagttaaatatggcgtccaaacaccccatattctcatacggcatctgtcaatttttccggttatagttaaggttaaagttaaagttagttggtgcaagttgcaacccagtcttagtaaATCGTAAACAGCAAAATTGATACATAcatcaaaaaatttataaaatgataCATGTGGGACCTTAGGTCCATATTGTGATTCCTTAtcacgaaaaaaaaagaaattcgtAAGGGACGCATTAAATAATTCTGGGTGTGCTTTAGCAATATCTATCAGTTTCAGTCTTTCCATACGAGAATCCCGTCCTCTCCAAAATGCACGTGATTCTCTGTCTTCCCATTTTTTGTCAATGTTACCTTGAACTGACAATGTATCCAGTGTTACCCTGcaataaaaaattcaataatttaatctaaaatgtttgatttcaaaaagtgtatttttaatacttaactGGGGTGTTTGAATGTGCTAAAGACACCAAGTTGTACCAATATTGGCCCTGGCAGAATACCTGAACTGAACTGAGCCTGGgccaattttgacatcacacAATATACTTATATGTATTGTAGGTATTGTAGAAATAAGCACTTCAGCTGTATTAATAATTGTTTGATTTACATGTGTTGTGTGGTGACAAAATAAacatattcttattcttattcaagTGGTAACAGTGGCTGATGTGTAAGTCGGTATAATGGGTTGGTAGTTTTTGCAGCAAGATTTCTTTTTGAATCAATCTCAAAATCTTGAAATCGagatttcaatttcaaaattttgtaatatttttatgttatgaacaataaattaaatgaaattaatgCAAACTGAGTAATAAACTGAGTGGAGaggtttatgaaaaaatatccacagccaaatATAGAgcctctttttttttaaagtcaatTTAAAAGGCAATTGAATTGCTTTTATTTCTCTTAGCAGTTCGGCTTTACCATTTTAGGCCAACAATCgctattttttcaaaataattgaGAATAAACCTGTAAACACACCTTCCCATATTCTCCAATGTTGACTCAGTAATGTCATACGTAGGTAAAACAATATCAAATGTTTCGTTACTACCACACCATGAAAATATTGGCAATATTTCATCAGTCTTTTTAACCAAAGGCCAGTCACCTAAATTCATAACAAGCTGTAAATCTGCTATCTTCACTCTGCGcaatatagataaaaatatgttatcagcAAACATATTAAAACCTACATGTTTGCCATAGCAGTCTCTAAATAGTTCATTGTCCTGTATTACATAGTGGCAGAAGCTTATGCTGTCTGGCTTGTGATATTTCTTAACCACTTTTCTGACATAGTCTTGCATTGATGATTCAGTAAACAGTTTTAGATCTTCATTAATTTGACTATCTGATAACTCACATCCATATTCCAACATCCAACTCTCCATATTCGGAGCAGGGCAATTACATTGGTCACCTTGAATAGGACCTACcaaataaatttcaaaattagtaagcattagaaaattatttatttattcagatCCACTTAGAATTTGTGATAAAAGTAAAgtaaagaatattataaacCAAAAAAAAGGTTTTCTATTGAAATGAGATTTTACCTTCAAATACAAATGGTGATTTTTCTATATGTTTAttcttgaaataaatattaattaacaatttataACATGTCTCATAGACTTTATAACGAACTATAAATGATCCATCTTTCCGATCTAGTACATTAGTCCAAATTCTACATCTATCTTTAAATTTTGTTGTTCCAAATATTTCTAcagcaatatttttttgtgaatttgtATACCTGGAATGTAATAGGTAATTTGATTTTTTGATATTtacataattgtttttttttctttaatttgatTTCTCCTGCTTGCTGTCTTTTCAACATtgagtttaaaatataatgtaataagcatagctgggcattaactagTTAAtgcgttaatcgttaattaacgaagttaacattttgattaacggattaagtaacttttaaaaatattaacagactcattaacttccgttaatatgcagaagtccgttaattgTTAATCCgttgcctactatttaccgcatgGCACCGCGCGGTGCGGCGCGAAAAATAGAGtaaagagtgatttgtttattgttattataaattactgtAAGTGATCATTTGCATGTTATGTTTGTTAGGTTTCTACCTATTATATTCTTACAATCATTacagaaatattttgttttgtccctaacctgttaaattccagaacctaaaccaaaaggttttgtatgtacactaacgcaatgatataagttacaacaaggccatattacagaTATTGATggttaacgattaacgttaacttgcgttaattcgtccaaAATGCAAcgctttaatatttaacaaagCTAACTATTTCTTTAACAGATTAacaattaacgaagttaactatttgattaatggtgcccagctatggtaataagtactataatgtttcaactgatctccattatacatgtacttgtataatggaggtcagtgaatgtttctaaataaattatttttattaaacaaaataatataagtaagtacatagttACATACAGCTCTTCCTGGGTAAGCGAAgtattaatgaaaaaatatctaGCAGGCATAACTATTTCTTTGGGTCTTAAACCTGGTCCATAGACGTGTATTATACTTGCGTAAGACACTTTAAAAACAATTCCAGTAAAGCAAATAAATACGGCTGCCAAAttcatgtttatttattatttattaaccacACCATAGAATTGTTTACACAACCTTCTTATTTGGTACCTACTTATAAAATGTATAGTAGGTAAGTATGTTAAAAATGATTGTGGCATtgattctttatatttttaacatttactcaaattattcaattaaaaattgaCCATTTGAAGCATTATAGACCTAAATTCACATGCCTAAATTTTCCTAAACTTTAataacacagattactagtttaaTAACGTCactgttacgtagtatatgacattctctttgaacGTCACCACAGATAAGCTAGCCGTCAcaattcacttttttttttcttataatggcgCTTCGGCAataaccatagataaagtattatagtatataatagatGTCTAGACAATTACTCTAGacaatctagacaattacaacatgcaaattattttattttcaatggttttttatattataatgttaagatcgcaaccggcagcttagctaggttacagtataacctgtgttaaagccaccggaacctttcccaactacttcttcttcttctcttcAGTATCTTCGTAAGTCAAACCTAGGAGCCAGTCATTGAGCGTATCTTTACAGTTTTTAGTGTTCAATTAATATAttggtaagtatttaattattttgttatataaataaGGAGCTAGAAAGTATTTATATCTCATCGATTTTACAAatttatagttattaatttgacagattttatcacTGCGgcgtttgtttatttttttaaaagcagTTGCGGCATGCTGTGCTACTAGGATTGTGCTCATTATAAAATGTTGTCTCACTGTTAGCACCCTGCAACATTGGTATAATTCCGTCGTGGGAAAGGTATAATTTCTAAATGTGCCAACCTTCAGTATTGCTCTTTGCGCGCGTTCGAGCTTTAGAAGTTGAGATTTAGGTACTCCACCCCAAGAGGAGATGCAATAGGTTAGGGTGGATTGACAAAGAGCATGATAAACCCTCTTATGGATATGTGAGTTGGCTACGTGTCGGAgcgttttaaatatataaataagtttGCGAACTCTAGCTTGAAGGAGGTCTATGTGTGTTGACAATGAGAGGTTGCAATCGAGTATGACACCTAAATATTTAACACTCTGAACACGTGATAGCCGTGGACAATCACAGGGTTGGGAAAAAGTGCGACATGCATGTGCGATTAAAGTCATTGCAGGTGGGGGTTGAGAAGATGCCCGTAAGGAAAAAGTCATGTAGTGAGTTTTGTCAGCATTAAGAGTAAGAGAGCTTGCAGCCAGCCAAGTGGAGACTAAGTCTAATGCACTTTGTGCAGTGACAAAAGCTTCACCCCAGGAATCGCCCACAAACGTAAGTGCCGTATCGTCGGCAAACGCCGTtattttggtatttttgtaGGTCAATTGGCATAACTCATTTAGGTACACAAGAAACAGCGTGGGACCAAGTACACTTCCCTGGGGGACACCGTAGGTAATTGGGAGCTCTTTGCTTTGGTGGTTATTGATTTTAATACATTGAGTTCGTCCTGTCAAATAGTCTCTCAAAATATCAAGAGAAAGCCCCCTAACACCCACCCTTtcgagttttaaaaaaaaagaccgTGACAAAGGCTTTTGCGAGGTCCAAAAAGATAcctaaaaccttttttttgttatctaAGTGTTTGATAATGTGGTTGGTAAGGTTCAAAACAGCTTCAGACGTGGATTTTTTTCTTCGGAAACCGTATTGATTGGGGGATAAAAGGTTTTTTGCCTCTAGGAAATTAGTCAGCCGCTTTTTAATTATGCGCTCTAAAATTTTGGACAAAGCACTCAAAACTGCAATAGGACGATAATTAGTGACACGGTCTCTAGGGTCGCTTTTATGAATAGGGTGTATTATGGCCTTTTTAAAGTAGGTAGGAAATGTCCCAGTTTGGAGGCAAAGATTAAAAATATGTGTTAATGGGGGAAGTAACTGCTTATTAAATCTCTTTAAAAATGCTGTAGATATATTGTCCCACCCAACGGCACAATCTGTCCGGAGGGATAACATAATTGATTTAATTTCGTCGTAATCGGTGGGGAGTAAAACAAGCGAGTTGGGAGGCTTGGCACCTAAGTTAAATGACTTAAGGAATGAGGGGTTATAAACGGGTCTAATATTGTCTGCGAGATTTTTTCCAATGGTGGCAAAGAAATCATTAACATTGTTTATGGCGCACTCAGTATTTGAATTTGTATTAAGTAACTCACTTGAAGGTGATGTAGGTTTTACAGAGTTTGTGACTCTTTTTATTACTTGCCATATACGTTTATTATCAGTGCCAGCCTCAGTTAGTTCGTTTTTATCAAATTgatgtttcaatttttttagtaatttgtTGCAGAAATTTCTATACCTACTGTAAGTTACCTTTAGGATTACATTTTCTGAGTTTGCTTTTAGGGACTTGTGCATCGAGTCTCTGTTTCTCATGCAACGTAGTAGGCCCGGAGTTATCCAGGGCTTGAGGATGGTTTTGCGTTTAGGTATCTTAACTGGCATAGAATTGGTTTTTATAACGCCAATAAGACGGTCAACTAACTGGGTTGTAGCCACATTTGCGTCATCCAAAAGAAATATGTCTTCAAAATGTAACCGATCCATATCACGGGATAAGGTTTGATAATTTATCTTGTGGTGGACTAGATGAGTTGGTTTTGTAGTAGATTTAATTCGTTGATTGAGACAAAGAAATATACTGTTGTGATCTGTTATAGACGAGTCCAAGACTAGAGTTTGAGCGTCACGGTTAGATTTGAGTAAGACGTGATCCAGACAGTTCATGCCCCGTGTTGGTAGGGAATGTGCAGGCAAGAGGCCATGACTAGCTGATATATTAAGGTAATCTGAGACGTGTGTGCTTAGTGGTAAATGGCTAATGTCATTATTAATATCGCCATTAATAGCAATACTTTTAAAAGACGAGAACGAGTGCAAAACAATATCGAGCGAGGCAATAAAGTTTGACAAGTTGGTAAATGAAGGTGATCTATAGATACATAAGATAGCGATTTCATTGTCCTGTGTTAATAGCAAACATGTACTATCTTTTAAGTCAATCTCAGATACAGAGAATTTGAGATTACATTGGTCATTTAAATATAAGACAATACCATCATTTTGATTCTTATAATTAGAGCTGCAATGTGCGACATACTTGTCTAATACGGGAATTGATATATCATTTTTTAGCCAGCATTCAGTTAAGATTATAATATCACAGTCAAGATCAATTCTATGTAATAAAGTGAGGAAGCTATTAAAGTTACAATTTATTGATCTAATATTTTGAGAtagaatttttaaatattgtgagggtctctttataatttttttacaatcttCCGGGCTACAAGTCTGGCTCTGCGATATCGAGTACTCGTCCAGTGAACAGGATATATCAAAGAAGTCGTcgaatttttaatgttttgttcgGAGGCTCACAAAAGGATAACTCTCCATAGTATCTTTGGGCGTAGATGAGGATGAAAATAGTAACTATAATATCTAAACTTTTAACATAATGTGAGTGTGTAGAAATATAGGCTCTCTCCAATCCgggatattgtattaatgtacAGTAATAATGTGTTcgtgttttaaaatatactattttaacataattgaacatttagtttgatattataattgatttttgtataaatatttgatgtaaacataaaaaaataaggtgtaaacatagaaaaatgtaatttaaaatacaattaaaattatgcatgcaaaacaaattaatatattttaagcctAGTCACTTATCTACTTggaaacttaatttatttaaatcatcttTGTGATCGATGCGTATGGCAAGGGCACCTTCATGCTTCCGTACAAATACCCTACCATGGGCAGTCCAGCAaaacatataattattttgcttGAAATTCGCGGGTCA
This genomic window contains:
- the LOC121727644 gene encoding protein O-glucosyltransferase 2-like, yielding MNLAAVFICFTGIVFKVSYASIIHVYGPGLRPKEIVMPARYFFINTSLTQEELYTNSQKNIAVEIFGTTKFKDRCRIWTNVLDRKDGSFIVRYKVYETCYKLLINIYFKNKHIEKSPFVFEGPIQGDQCNCPAPNMESWMLEYGCELSDSQINEDLKLFTESSMQDYVRKVVKKYHKPDSISFCHYVIQDNELFRDCYGKHVGFNMFADNIFLSILRRVKIADLQLVMNLGDWPLVKKTDEILPIFSWCGSNETFDIVLPTYDITESTLENMGRVTLDTLSVQGNIDKKWEDRESRAFWRGRDSRMERLKLIDIAKAHPELFNASLTNFFFFRDKESQYGPKVPHVSFYKFFDYKYQINIDGTVAAYRLAYLLAGGGLVFKQDSPYYEHFYRQLQPWEHYIPIKRDLSDLVERIKWARDNDDKAQRIAQNARQFANEHLLPQHVICYHALLLSEWSKKMHGEITPPEGMTHIPQPKSECDCKLKVSNHEEL